The DNA segment CATGCAAACAACTTTCAATACTTTCACTCTGAAGAGTTGTTGTCAAAAGCTtgtattatgatttttttcttctatttttaccCTTTTTAAAGATACTTGCTCGCATGAAGAAAATTCTCAAGTTCTTCTTGACGAGAAAATGACTGCAATGTTGTATTCGCTGATTGACGCGGCAAAGCTTCCGAAAAAGAACTCACTGAAAGAACAACAGTACAGAACTCTCAACATCGTTCAAGAACACCAACTGGATTTGCCCCTACGTAGATCGAGAGGAGGTCGATTCGAGATCGAGAAGACTTGCACCCGAGAAGGGGAGCAGCCGCCTTTTGGTTCGTGAGGAAAGAAAACATCTGTTCGTCCAAGTACATCACAGAGATTTGCCCTTTCGATCAGTCGGAGAACGAGAACATTCGGGATACAAGGGTGGTTTAGTGCCGCCGTCCAAACATCAATGGAGGCAAACAAGAACGAATCAAGATGTGTGAGAAAGACTCGAACGAACCCCTCAAAATTAGAAGCTTTTCTTTTTCCATCtcattttaaaattatttctcaAGTATTGGAGGATGAAGACACGAGGCTGCATTAATTTGGATACGAGCAGATCTTTGCTGGCAGCCAACGTCAAGGTTCTGTGCATGAGCATGGAGACATCAAATTAATGGTATTCACGTCGCCCATCTCCAATAAATTGCCATTTATTATCTACACATcaaggaagaaagagagagaagaaaacctGGAAACTGGGCCACACTTTGCTTCGTTTACTGGAAGATTTAGCTAGCACGCATGTCCCTCCATGCATGGGTTTACAGCTTTTACGTTGTCCGATATTATATTCGCCGACAGCAACATGTCGATGATCTCCTCGTAAGCAAACGTATGATTAGGGGCTAATAAGAACGAGGAAAGTTCCACAGCAGTCACATCGATCTCACACAGCCGTCGAAAACGTGATATATTGCTCTTCGACCTCAACACGCTTGCTTCTTCCTTCTGCTTTCTTCTTTAAGCTTCCGCGTCCCACCACCGTgcctgtatgtatatatacacacattctTGTCATcctctgcatcatctatcgacacaGCATGGCAACCTCTTCTTTCGTCTCCCCAGTTTGCTCCTTGGGTTCTCGTCTCCTCGTGAAAACGAGCCTGCACCAGAAGAAGAGATCAAGGCTCGTGGTTTCTGCTCGGAAGGAGGACGGCGGCGGCCAGCACTATGGTGGCAGGCTTGTGGACGAGAACATGGCCACGCTTCGGAGGCGGATCCATGAGATGAAGGTGGCGGAGAACAACTACGAAGCCCCGAGGGAATGGATGGAGTGGGAGAGGCGATACCACGCGAGATACGGATCGGATGTGTCAGAGCTGATGGGGGTTTTGCAGGTCTTCCTGCTGAACGCACGCCCTGGCGTGGGCTTGGCCGCCATGGCGATGCTTGCGCTGAGTATGCCGGCATCGGTGATCTTGATACTAATGTCTCGATCGTTCTAGTGACCGAGCTCAGTATGGTCTGCATGCAGCAATGTATTCTGGGATCACATACGTTGGAACAAGTTGGCTTTGTTAGCATTTAGATGCTTACCCATCGTTTCATTGTTCCTCAACTCTATTATGCACAGAACACCATTATATGGTTGGTTTTGTTTGAATCGCAATCGAGTTTTCTATCATACATCGAACAAACAAATAAAAGGAAGGAAGCACAGCGACAAGCATCAAAATCCCACCACACTGTCTCTCCTGAGCACACTCACGCATCCcccatctcttcttcctccttataCAACCCTCATCTTTGCGGACAGGAGTAGATTGCCCTCGCAAACAGATGTCTGTAGATTGTAACTTTTAAATCCATTGTaggagaggaaaagggaagaCCAGTCCAAAGAAGTAAGTGCAGTAGATCTTCCATAACCACCTCCGACCTCCCTGAGGCTCAGAACAGTATGCTTCTTCCTTGCCTAAGGCTTGATTGTTTATTACTGGTGATTTTATATTAGATAGCAGTTGAAGTCTTCTTCAGTACTAAGAATGGTAGTTCATCAATGTAAACTACTTTTGAGTTTGGTAGTGGTTGAAAGGTTCTATCAATTGTCCTTTTGTGCCTAAGAAATCTTTTGTTTCTGCACCGAACCTGTAAAGCTTCCATCGTATATTCAACTCGTTTCCATTGAATTCTATAACTTGTTAAAGCCGTTCGAGAAAAGGTCGATTAAGAACATTTATGATCGGTAGTTATGTATATAGCTTTCTGAAGAAGACCAGTCTATCTTCCACGCTCGATCGGTTCCTCCGAAAGAGAAGGATGGAGAAAACCAGAAAAGGAAGGCGACAACATGTGCACCCTTCTCCTTTTCTCTTCTTAATTAACCAGCAGCCGTATGCTAAACCATCCCAGCCTACGAAGAGATACTGATCATCTGTGAAAGATGATCAACACCATCACGCAGCAGCAACAGTATACCAAACCCAGCGTGCACTCCACCGTCTGACGTGCTCCCTCGCATGGCGGAAGGCCATGTGGTATGGTGTGATCCCTTAATCTATTGCACCTTTTCCTCCGTGTCTACAGCCAGCACCGATCACGcacgaaggaagaagaagaaggcggcaCGGTCACCTTCAAGACAAACCACCTGAATGGACAACAGTAGAATAAAACGTCGGTTGCATCGCAGCTTTGTACCAGGCGGTCCCACTGTTCTTATTCTTGTTCCTTTTTGTCTGCTTGATTTCCTCCTCCTTTTCCATCACAGATGCATTGTTTTGTCATCCACAGATTCAATCAAATCAGTCTCTTCTCTTCCCACTGCATCACATGCAAGCATCCAAAACTAGATAGTCGGACCA comes from the Musa acuminata AAA Group cultivar baxijiao chromosome BXJ1-10, Cavendish_Baxijiao_AAA, whole genome shotgun sequence genome and includes:
- the LOC103968734 gene encoding uncharacterized protein LOC103968734, with amino-acid sequence MATSSFVSPVCSLGSRLLVKTSLHQKKRSRLVVSARKEDGGGQHYGGRLVDENMATLRRRIHEMKVAENNYEAPREWMEWERRYHARYGSDVSELMGVLQVFLLNARPGVGLAAMAMLALSMPASVILILMSRSF